In a genomic window of Croceibacterium sp. TMG7-5b_MA50:
- a CDS encoding ribose-phosphate pyrophosphokinase, with product MKILAGNANLPLARAIAGYLELPLTDATVRRFADEEIFVEINENVRGEDVFIVQSTSFPANDNLMELLIGIDALRRASARRITAVVPYFGYARQDRKPGPRTPISAKLVANLITEAGANRVLSVDLHAGQIQGFFDIPTDNLYAAPVMAADILARYGSQDLMVVSPDVGGVVRARALAKRLDNAPLAIVDKRRERPGESEVMNIIGDVAGRNCILIDDIVDSGGTLCNAAAALIGAGAKSVAAYITHGVLSGGAVARVANSALTELVITDTILPTDAARDCARIRVLTVAPLIGEAIRRIADESSVSSLFD from the coding sequence ATGAAGATCCTCGCCGGCAACGCCAACCTGCCGCTCGCCCGTGCGATCGCAGGTTACCTGGAACTGCCTCTGACAGATGCCACCGTCCGCCGGTTCGCGGACGAGGAGATCTTCGTCGAGATCAACGAGAACGTGCGGGGGGAGGACGTCTTCATCGTCCAGTCCACCAGCTTCCCGGCGAACGACAACCTGATGGAACTGCTGATCGGGATCGACGCCCTGCGCCGGGCCTCGGCCCGCCGGATCACCGCGGTGGTGCCGTATTTCGGCTATGCCCGGCAGGACCGCAAGCCCGGCCCGCGCACGCCGATCAGCGCCAAGCTGGTGGCGAACCTCATCACGGAAGCGGGCGCCAACCGCGTCCTGTCCGTCGACCTGCATGCCGGGCAGATCCAGGGCTTCTTCGACATTCCGACCGACAACCTGTACGCCGCGCCGGTCATGGCGGCGGACATCCTGGCCCGGTACGGCAGCCAGGATCTGATGGTCGTATCGCCCGACGTGGGGGGCGTGGTGCGCGCCCGGGCTCTGGCCAAGCGGCTGGACAATGCCCCGCTGGCGATCGTCGACAAGCGGCGCGAGCGGCCCGGCGAATCGGAGGTCATGAACATCATCGGCGACGTGGCGGGGCGTAACTGCATCCTGATCGACGACATCGTCGATTCGGGCGGCACGCTGTGCAACGCGGCCGCGGCGCTGATCGGCGCGGGTGCCAAGAGCGTGGCGGCCTACATCACCCATGGCGTTCTGTCGGGCGGCGCGGTGGCGCGGGTGGCGAACAGCGCGCTGACCGAACTGGTCATCACCGACACCATCTTGCCGACCGACGCTGCGCGCGACTGCGCCCGCATCCGGGTGCTAACGGTGGCCCCGCTGATCGGTGAGGCGATCCGCCGCATCGCCGACGAAAGCAGCGTGTCGAGCCTGTTCGACTGA
- the rplT gene encoding 50S ribosomal protein L20 has protein sequence MSRIKRGTTTRAKHKRILDQAKGYRGRRKNTIRVARQAVEKAGQYAYRDRKIKKRNFRALWIQRINAAVRAEGLTYSQFMHGVKLAGIELDRKVMADLAMNEGASFGAIIAQAKAALPAA, from the coding sequence ATGTCACGTATCAAGCGCGGCACAACCACGCGCGCCAAGCACAAGCGGATCCTGGACCAGGCCAAGGGCTATCGGGGTCGCCGCAAGAACACCATCCGCGTCGCGCGGCAGGCGGTCGAGAAGGCCGGCCAGTACGCGTACCGCGATCGCAAGATCAAGAAGCGCAACTTCCGCGCCCTGTGGATCCAGCGCATCAACGCGGCGGTGCGGGCCGAAGGCCTAACCTATTCGCAGTTCATGCACGGCGTGAAGCTGGCCGGGATCGAGCTGGACCGCAAGGTCATGGCCGACCTCGCCATGAACGAAGGCGCGTCCTTCGGCGCGATCATCGCCCAAGCGAAGGCGGCGCTGCCCGCCGCCTGA
- a CDS encoding gamma-glutamylcyclotransferase, whose amino-acid sequence MSALFLYGVLRPDVAPETVRPLLDGIGPGWSATVPGSLWAIPDPQGWYPALLPGEGIVQGTFHEAGDVDMDALARFEGSDYTLTRVTVTSASGELPAVAWLYTADLPNTAERIANGDFAEWLAETGRTPFAP is encoded by the coding sequence ATGAGTGCCCTGTTCCTGTACGGGGTGCTGCGCCCCGACGTCGCCCCCGAAACGGTGCGGCCGCTGCTGGATGGGATCGGCCCCGGCTGGTCGGCCACCGTACCCGGCAGCCTGTGGGCCATCCCCGATCCGCAGGGCTGGTATCCCGCGCTGCTGCCGGGCGAGGGCATCGTGCAGGGCACCTTCCACGAAGCGGGCGACGTGGACATGGATGCGCTCGCCCGGTTCGAAGGGTCGGACTACACGTTGACGCGCGTGACCGTCACCAGCGCCAGCGGGGAACTGCCGGCGGTCGCGTGGCTCTACACCGCGGACCTGCCCAACACGGCGGAGCGGATCGCCAATGGCGATTTCGCCGAATGGCTGGCCGAGACAGGTCGCACGCCATTCGCGCCATAG
- the rpmI gene encoding 50S ribosomal protein L35, with amino-acid sequence MPKMKTKSGVKKRFKITATGKVKHGVAGKRHRLISHNAKYIRQNRGTSVLSDSDVATVKKWAPYGLD; translated from the coding sequence ATGCCCAAGATGAAGACCAAGAGCGGGGTCAAGAAGCGTTTCAAGATCACCGCCACCGGCAAGGTCAAGCATGGCGTCGCGGGCAAGCGGCACCGGCTGATCAGCCACAACGCGAAGTACATCCGCCAGAACCGCGGCACCAGCGTCCTGTCCGATTCGGACGTGGCGACGGTGAAGAAGTGGGCCCCGTACGGGCTCGACTGA
- a CDS encoding DUF2235 domain-containing protein, with product MADTDRASKDEGGAEPSPADRAIVLFSDGTGNSSGKLFKTNVWRMYEAVDLGPVEGGKRKQIAFYDNGVGTSGFRPLALLGGVFGFGLKRNILEIYRYACRNYRPAEEQGRGAEPLGGDAIYAFGFSRGAFTIRLVIALIASQGLVMARDEADLARLSNDAYRAFRADFLPRKLQWPTRALRWLRGQLIVGWRRLRGRSVYDQALNYRPRISFVGVWDTVAAYGGPIVEITRGIDNWFYALSMPDYCLSPRVECARHALAIDDARDAFHPLLWDEVNEESVAHSHPDRAGRMQQVWFTGMHADVGGGYPDESLSFVSFLWMLEEAQKAGLRTLGNITDRFRALANSAGPLHDSRAGVGAYYRYQPRNIAAWLDGCDPTSIIADPALRHADGRQKGLLRRVQVHESVIARIADGTDRYAPFNLPAAITIIPEGRGEMAALPDSETPGVPPPPEQQPPRPMITDHLRALVEHGALGRARVATLQRVWDRVWLRRGLYFTTLALTALLVAMPLWIEAWYAPPFLADGRTWVGELIRLLAVVTPVLARGLIETAADNSFWFAMLVGAIILLLFWSSRLDRRMKQEAREVWRVVTGQLDIADVVPGGPVDRDGRPSWIQRLRTSRLYRWPLRRLKWDVLPLLAVLILVLVLGWAGAGLLTQLRLPRMEQGRAFCPQRSAAQQLDTVTFNLATAATCTTSRRLVKRDERYSVLLEVPVSDRWYDGPVAATPRGLSAGELGWAGYLGVPFRRVIRAPYLQPMIAIRRGAGRLQWWDRVHIEPLSLRQSVERPTLWRGSFTAARSGELVLFVNEAVPPWGRPDRFYTGADHGNRGRANVTIQGIPSPQERP from the coding sequence ATGGCTGACACGGACCGCGCATCGAAGGACGAGGGTGGGGCGGAGCCATCGCCCGCCGACCGGGCGATCGTTCTGTTCTCCGACGGTACCGGCAACAGCAGCGGCAAGCTGTTCAAGACCAATGTCTGGCGCATGTACGAGGCGGTGGACCTCGGCCCGGTGGAAGGGGGCAAGCGGAAGCAGATCGCCTTCTACGACAATGGCGTCGGCACGTCGGGCTTCCGCCCGCTGGCGCTGCTGGGCGGCGTTTTTGGCTTCGGCCTGAAGCGCAACATCCTGGAGATCTACCGCTACGCCTGCCGCAATTACCGCCCGGCGGAGGAGCAGGGGCGCGGGGCGGAGCCGCTGGGCGGGGATGCGATCTACGCCTTCGGCTTCAGCCGTGGCGCGTTCACCATCCGTTTGGTGATCGCGCTGATCGCCAGCCAGGGTTTGGTTATGGCCCGTGACGAGGCCGATCTCGCCCGGCTCAGCAACGATGCCTATCGCGCCTTCCGCGCCGACTTCCTGCCGCGCAAGCTGCAATGGCCGACGCGGGCGCTGCGCTGGCTGCGGGGGCAGCTGATCGTCGGCTGGCGCAGGTTGCGCGGCCGGTCGGTCTACGATCAGGCCCTGAACTACCGCCCGCGGATCAGCTTCGTCGGCGTGTGGGATACGGTCGCCGCCTATGGCGGGCCGATCGTGGAGATCACCCGTGGCATCGACAACTGGTTCTATGCCCTGTCCATGCCCGATTACTGCCTCAGCCCGCGGGTTGAGTGCGCCCGGCATGCGCTGGCGATCGACGATGCGCGCGACGCCTTCCATCCGCTCTTGTGGGACGAGGTGAACGAGGAGAGTGTCGCGCACAGCCATCCAGATCGTGCCGGCCGGATGCAGCAGGTCTGGTTCACCGGGATGCACGCCGATGTGGGCGGCGGCTATCCGGACGAGAGCCTGAGCTTCGTGTCGTTCCTGTGGATGCTGGAGGAAGCGCAGAAGGCGGGGCTGCGCACGCTGGGCAACATCACCGACCGGTTCCGTGCCCTCGCCAACAGTGCCGGGCCGCTGCATGACAGTCGTGCGGGGGTGGGGGCTTATTACCGGTACCAGCCGCGCAACATCGCCGCTTGGCTGGACGGTTGCGATCCGACGTCGATCATCGCCGACCCTGCGCTTCGCCATGCCGATGGCCGGCAGAAGGGATTGCTTCGGCGGGTGCAGGTGCACGAAAGCGTGATCGCGCGCATCGCCGACGGCACCGACCGCTATGCCCCGTTCAACCTGCCGGCGGCCATCACCATCATCCCCGAAGGCCGCGGGGAGATGGCGGCGCTGCCCGACAGCGAGACGCCCGGCGTGCCGCCGCCGCCCGAACAGCAGCCTCCCCGGCCGATGATCACCGATCATCTGCGCGCCCTGGTGGAGCATGGCGCACTGGGCCGGGCGCGGGTCGCGACGCTGCAGCGGGTCTGGGACCGCGTCTGGCTGCGCCGGGGGCTTTACTTCACCACGCTGGCGCTGACGGCGCTGCTGGTCGCGATGCCGCTGTGGATCGAGGCCTGGTACGCGCCGCCGTTCCTGGCCGATGGCCGCACCTGGGTGGGCGAGCTAATCCGGCTGCTGGCTGTGGTCACGCCGGTGCTGGCGCGGGGCCTTATAGAGACGGCCGCCGACAACAGCTTCTGGTTCGCCATGCTGGTCGGCGCAATCATCCTGCTCCTGTTCTGGAGCAGCCGGCTCGACCGCCGCATGAAGCAGGAGGCGCGCGAGGTCTGGCGCGTGGTCACCGGGCAACTCGACATTGCGGATGTGGTGCCGGGCGGCCCGGTGGACCGCGATGGCCGTCCCTCGTGGATCCAGCGCCTGCGAACCTCCCGCTTGTATCGCTGGCCGCTGCGGCGCCTGAAATGGGATGTGCTGCCCTTGCTGGCGGTCCTCATCCTGGTGCTGGTGCTGGGCTGGGCCGGGGCGGGCCTCCTCACCCAATTGCGATTGCCCCGGATGGAGCAGGGCCGCGCCTTTTGCCCACAGCGGTCGGCGGCACAGCAACTGGACACGGTGACGTTCAATCTGGCGACCGCCGCGACCTGCACCACCAGCCGGCGGCTGGTGAAGCGGGACGAGCGGTATTCGGTGCTCCTGGAAGTGCCGGTCAGTGACCGCTGGTACGACGGCCCTGTCGCCGCGACGCCGCGCGGCCTCTCCGCGGGGGAGCTGGGCTGGGCCGGCTATCTCGGCGTGCCGTTCCGCCGCGTGATCCGCGCGCCGTACCTCCAGCCGATGATCGCCATCCGGCGCGGGGCCGGCAGGCTGCAATGGTGGGACCGGGTGCACATCGAACCGCTGTCGCTGCGCCAGAGCGTGGAGCGGCCGACCCTATGGCGCGGCAGCTTCACCGCCGCGCGCAGCGGTGAACTGGTCTTGTTCGTGAACGAGGCGGTGCCGCCATGGGGGCGGCCGGACCGGTTCTACACCGGCGCGGACCATGGCAATCGCGGGCGGGCCAACGTCACGATCCAGGGCATCCCGTCGCCGCAGGAACGCCCCTGA
- the glpX gene encoding class II fructose-bisphosphatase gives MVTQKLTPPGSNVLDRVLVLEMVRVTEAAAIAASDLVGRGDEKAADAAAVEAMRRAFDELYMDGTVVIGEGERDEAPMLFIGEKVGGAPGKGPKIDIALDPLEGTTITAKAGPNSLAVLAAAEEGGLLNAPDVYMEKVAVGPGYPSDVISLDKSVEENVRAVAAAKGVEPSDIICCVLDRPRHEEMIAKLRALGCGVVLIGDGDVAGVISTTDPETNIDIYMGSGGAPEGVLAAAALRCVGGQFNGRLLFRNDDERERAKKWGITDLDRVYKLEDLAKGDCIFAATGVTNGSLLAGVKRRRRSNGDRVMTTESVVMRASTGTVRWIKGEHRIG, from the coding sequence ATGGTCACCCAGAAGCTTACTCCGCCCGGTAGCAACGTGCTCGATCGTGTTCTCGTGCTGGAAATGGTTCGCGTGACCGAGGCCGCCGCCATCGCCGCGTCCGACTTGGTCGGCCGCGGTGACGAGAAGGCGGCTGATGCCGCCGCGGTGGAAGCGATGCGACGCGCCTTTGACGAGCTGTACATGGACGGCACCGTGGTGATCGGCGAGGGTGAGCGGGACGAGGCGCCCATGCTGTTCATCGGCGAGAAGGTCGGCGGCGCGCCGGGCAAGGGGCCCAAGATCGACATCGCGCTTGACCCGCTGGAAGGTACCACCATCACGGCCAAGGCTGGTCCCAACTCGCTGGCGGTGCTGGCCGCGGCGGAGGAGGGCGGCCTGCTGAACGCGCCGGACGTTTACATGGAAAAGGTCGCGGTCGGCCCTGGCTACCCGTCCGACGTCATCAGCCTGGACAAGAGCGTGGAGGAGAATGTCCGGGCTGTGGCTGCGGCCAAGGGCGTGGAGCCGTCCGACATCATCTGTTGCGTGCTGGATCGCCCGCGGCATGAGGAGATGATCGCCAAGCTGCGCGCTCTGGGCTGCGGCGTCGTACTGATCGGCGATGGCGACGTCGCGGGTGTGATCTCCACCACCGATCCTGAAACCAACATCGACATCTACATGGGCTCGGGCGGCGCCCCCGAAGGCGTGTTGGCCGCCGCGGCGCTGCGTTGCGTCGGCGGGCAGTTCAATGGCCGTCTGCTGTTCCGCAACGATGATGAGCGGGAACGGGCGAAGAAGTGGGGCATCACCGACCTCGACCGCGTCTACAAGCTGGAGGACCTTGCCAAGGGCGACTGCATCTTCGCCGCCACCGGCGTCACCAACGGATCGCTTCTGGCGGGCGTGAAGCGCCGCCGCCGTTCCAACGGTGATCGCGTGATGACCACCGAATCGGTGGTGATGCGCGCCAGCACCGGCACCGTGCGCTGGATCAAGGGCGAGCACCGCATCGGCTGA
- a CDS encoding SDR family oxidoreductase yields MSERTILVTGGGNGIGRGTALHFHGLGWQVIVLDRDEEALAELAALLPSDTCLTITADCGQEADVLAAFKQITNWLGDDPLTCLVNNSGIADPHCGPLEDLALADWQRWIDASLTAAFLCSRAALPLLRREAGASIVNIASTRALQSEPDTFAYAAAKGGLVALTHASAVSLGPAIRVNAVLPGWIETGRWQKAGVREERAHSEADRTQHPVGRVGEVADIARAIEYLAAAGFVTGQQLVVDGGMTRRMIYA; encoded by the coding sequence ATGAGCGAGCGGACCATCCTCGTCACCGGCGGCGGCAACGGCATCGGCCGGGGCACGGCGCTGCACTTCCATGGCCTGGGCTGGCAAGTGATCGTGCTGGACCGGGACGAGGAGGCGTTGGCGGAGCTTGCCGCATTGCTGCCAAGCGACACTTGCCTGACCATCACGGCCGATTGCGGGCAGGAAGCGGACGTCCTCGCCGCGTTCAAGCAGATCACCAACTGGCTGGGCGATGATCCGCTGACCTGCCTCGTCAACAATAGCGGCATCGCCGATCCCCATTGTGGACCACTGGAGGATCTGGCGCTGGCCGATTGGCAGCGCTGGATCGATGCAAGCCTGACCGCCGCCTTCCTGTGCAGTCGGGCGGCACTGCCGCTGCTGCGCCGGGAAGCGGGCGCCAGCATCGTCAACATCGCGTCCACCCGCGCGTTGCAATCCGAACCCGACACCTTCGCCTACGCCGCGGCGAAGGGCGGGCTGGTCGCGCTGACCCATGCGTCCGCCGTGTCATTGGGGCCGGCGATCCGCGTCAACGCGGTCCTGCCCGGCTGGATCGAGACCGGCCGCTGGCAGAAGGCGGGCGTGCGTGAGGAGCGCGCGCACAGCGAGGCCGATCGTACGCAGCACCCGGTAGGTCGGGTGGGCGAGGTGGCCGACATCGCCCGCGCGATCGAATACCTTGCCGCGGCCGGCTTCGTCACCGGCCAGCAATTGGTGGTGGATGGCGGCATGACCCGGAGGATGATCTACGCATGA
- a CDS encoding DUF6683 family protein, whose protein sequence is MIDLRQFNPLRLTLFLAAVFAAMPAGAQIWFDTAAIMQPVVLNPCPGGQCPGAGADDEADGDAEQPDRSAPAVTAPPSDALTYVPSLQRRNTNLADLVAQTRRQNPESASAMERLFAGTDIFAQMAAALAPHGYAIDNLGDAYAFWWMTAWEGARGSNRASTPDEMQAVQAQAHRALATAPQVVQADNATRQQMAESLWIQAAMIDGMVDLAREQPELMPQLQRSVRQGARTVGIDLDAMRLTANGFVMQ, encoded by the coding sequence ATGATCGATTTGCGTCAGTTCAACCCCCTGCGGCTCACGCTATTCCTCGCCGCGGTCTTCGCCGCCATGCCCGCCGGGGCGCAGATCTGGTTCGATACCGCCGCCATCATGCAACCGGTCGTCCTGAACCCGTGCCCCGGCGGGCAGTGTCCCGGTGCGGGCGCCGACGACGAAGCCGATGGCGACGCGGAGCAGCCGGATCGATCCGCCCCCGCCGTCACGGCGCCGCCGTCGGATGCGCTCACCTATGTGCCCTCTCTTCAGCGGCGCAACACGAACCTGGCGGATCTAGTCGCCCAGACCCGCCGGCAGAATCCCGAAAGCGCCTCCGCCATGGAGCGATTGTTCGCCGGCACCGACATCTTCGCGCAGATGGCGGCGGCGTTGGCTCCCCATGGCTATGCCATCGACAATCTCGGCGATGCCTATGCCTTCTGGTGGATGACCGCATGGGAAGGCGCGCGCGGGTCCAACCGCGCCTCTACCCCGGACGAGATGCAGGCGGTGCAGGCGCAGGCACACCGGGCGCTCGCCACTGCCCCGCAGGTGGTACAGGCGGACAACGCGACCAGGCAGCAGATGGCCGAAAGCCTGTGGATCCAGGCCGCGATGATCGACGGCATGGTCGATTTGGCGCGGGAACAACCCGAACTGATGCCACAGTTGCAGCGATCGGTCCGCCAGGGGGCCCGTACGGTGGGCATAGATCTCGATGCCATGCGGCTGACGGCCAATGGCTTCGTCATGCAGTAA
- a CDS encoding helix-turn-helix domain-containing protein: protein MHTGTSIEVRYFKLSAALQPYFTALYLFDFHAPGDTRISDCLYPEWAALRFAPGAQLRGALGRGPLQETWDFVCTGPTSRVLHFDARSCCAWGLGLQPAGWARFVDAAAGDFANRLFDGLSEPAFAPFAPLLDIVSEPGEPVEAKATRINEYLESLPPGPAARRADQVAAVHTALRDPAIANVSEIAERVGVGTRTLERICARWFGFPAKQELRRQRFLRSMARFMLADFRSWSDALDERYYDQAQFVRDFRSFMEMTPSEYAEMPHPVLHPMLAQRLVDQGVVSMGELARLKDAVVQPAGRRRN, encoded by the coding sequence ATGCACACCGGCACTTCGATCGAGGTGCGCTATTTCAAGTTGAGCGCCGCGCTGCAGCCCTATTTCACGGCGCTGTACCTGTTCGACTTCCACGCGCCCGGCGACACGCGGATCTCCGATTGCCTGTATCCCGAATGGGCGGCGTTGCGCTTCGCCCCCGGGGCGCAGCTGCGGGGCGCACTAGGCCGTGGCCCGCTGCAGGAGACGTGGGACTTCGTGTGTACCGGGCCGACCAGCCGGGTGCTGCATTTCGATGCGAGATCGTGCTGCGCCTGGGGCCTGGGCCTGCAGCCGGCGGGTTGGGCCAGGTTCGTGGATGCGGCCGCGGGCGACTTCGCCAATCGCCTGTTCGACGGATTGAGCGAACCGGCCTTCGCCCCGTTCGCCCCGCTGCTCGACATCGTAAGCGAGCCGGGGGAGCCGGTGGAGGCCAAGGCGACCCGGATCAACGAATACCTGGAAAGCCTGCCGCCCGGGCCCGCCGCCCGGCGGGCGGACCAGGTGGCCGCGGTGCACACTGCGTTGCGTGATCCGGCGATCGCCAACGTATCGGAAATCGCGGAGCGGGTGGGCGTGGGCACACGCACGCTGGAGCGGATCTGCGCGCGCTGGTTCGGCTTCCCCGCCAAGCAGGAACTGCGCCGTCAGCGATTCTTGCGGTCCATGGCGCGCTTCATGCTGGCCGATTTCCGGTCGTGGAGCGATGCGCTAGACGAACGCTATTACGATCAGGCGCAGTTCGTGCGCGACTTCCGCTCCTTCATGGAGATGACGCCCAGCGAATATGCGGAGATGCCGCACCCGGTGCTGCACCCGATGCTGGCGCAGCGGCTGGTCGATCAGGGCGTGGTCTCCATGGGCGAACTCGCGCGGCTGAAGGATGCGGTGGTGCAGCCGGCGGGCCGCCGACGCAATTAG
- the pheS gene encoding phenylalanine--tRNA ligase subunit alpha, whose protein sequence is MSVDARTRIADAADLNALEAVRVALLGKQGSISALMKTLGAMAPEERQARAPAIQALRQEAADAIAARKAALEGAALEAQLAAEALDLTLPAPETPRGTVHPVSQVMDELAEIFADLGFAVATGPEIEDDWYNFTALNMPESHPARAMHDTFYFPDGAPKGGRTASSSEAVGQQQGRMLLRTHTSPVQVRTMLAEGAPLRIIAPGRVYRSDSDATHTPMFHQIEGLVIDRDIHLGHLKWTLETFLKAFFERDDIVLRLRPSYFPFTEPSVEVDVGFALADGKRVLGGSGDAPGHGWMELLGSGMVNRRVIEMSGLDPDEWQGFAFGVGVDRLAMLKYGMDDLRAFFDGDVRWLAHYGFSAFDQPTLSAGVGARA, encoded by the coding sequence ATGAGCGTCGATGCCCGCACCCGTATCGCCGATGCTGCCGATCTCAACGCGCTGGAGGCGGTGCGCGTCGCGCTGCTGGGCAAGCAGGGCAGCATCTCCGCACTGATGAAGACCTTGGGCGCCATGGCGCCGGAGGAGCGGCAGGCGCGCGCGCCCGCAATCCAGGCATTGCGGCAGGAGGCGGCCGACGCCATCGCTGCGCGCAAGGCCGCGCTGGAAGGGGCCGCGCTGGAGGCGCAGCTCGCCGCCGAGGCGCTGGACCTGACGCTGCCCGCGCCCGAAACGCCGCGCGGCACGGTGCATCCGGTCAGCCAGGTGATGGACGAGCTGGCGGAGATTTTCGCCGATCTGGGCTTCGCCGTGGCGACCGGGCCGGAGATCGAGGACGACTGGTACAATTTCACCGCGCTCAACATGCCCGAAAGCCACCCGGCGCGGGCGATGCACGACACCTTCTACTTTCCGGATGGCGCGCCGAAAGGTGGGCGTACGGCCTCAAGCAGCGAAGCGGTAGGCCAACAACAAGGCCGCATGTTGCTGCGTACGCACACGTCGCCGGTGCAGGTGCGGACCATGTTGGCGGAGGGCGCGCCCTTGCGGATCATCGCGCCCGGCCGCGTCTACCGCAGCGACAGCGATGCCACGCACACGCCGATGTTCCACCAGATCGAAGGGCTGGTGATCGACCGCGACATCCACCTGGGCCACCTGAAGTGGACGCTGGAGACGTTCCTGAAGGCGTTCTTCGAGCGGGACGATATCGTGCTGCGCCTGCGGCCCAGCTATTTCCCGTTCACGGAACCGAGCGTCGAGGTCGATGTCGGCTTCGCGCTGGCCGACGGGAAGCGCGTGCTGGGTGGCAGCGGCGATGCGCCGGGCCATGGCTGGATGGAATTGCTGGGCAGTGGCATGGTCAACCGCCGCGTGATCGAGATGAGCGGGCTTGACCCCGATGAATGGCAGGGCTTCGCCTTCGGCGTTGGCGTCGATCGGCTGGCCATGCTGAAATACGGGATGGACGATCTGCGCGCCTTCTTCGACGGCGACGTGCGCTGGCTGGCGCATTACGGCTTCAGCGCGTTCGACCAGCCTACCTTGTCTGCCGGCGTGGGAGCACGCGCATGA
- a CDS encoding inositol monophosphatase family protein, translating to MNLFTELALAHRLADAAGAAILPHFRTAMDAERKGDASPVTVADRAAEEAMRRILTAEVPQDGVHGEEFGVSEGRSGRQWVLDPIDGTASFLAGRATFGTLIALLVDGFPVLGIIDQPVQRERWVGVTGQPTTFNGQPVQTRRCRELAEATIATTGPHYFTAEEGDTFMTLAQQTDHRRMIMGGDCYNYALLASGHLDLVCEAGLKLHDFAALVPVVEGAGGTMCDWNGEPLHGGSAGHVLALGDPARLDDVLEAMGGAHNHAH from the coding sequence ATGAACCTTTTCACCGAACTTGCCCTCGCGCACCGGCTGGCCGATGCCGCCGGCGCGGCGATCCTGCCCCATTTCCGCACCGCCATGGACGCGGAGCGCAAGGGGGATGCCAGCCCCGTCACTGTCGCGGACCGCGCGGCGGAGGAGGCGATGCGGCGCATCCTGACGGCGGAGGTGCCGCAGGACGGCGTGCATGGGGAGGAGTTCGGCGTCAGCGAAGGGCGCAGCGGGCGGCAATGGGTGCTGGACCCGATCGACGGCACCGCCAGCTTCCTGGCGGGCCGTGCGACCTTCGGCACGCTTATCGCGTTGCTGGTAGACGGCTTTCCCGTGCTGGGAATCATCGACCAGCCGGTGCAGCGCGAACGCTGGGTCGGTGTCACCGGCCAGCCCACCACCTTCAACGGGCAGCCGGTCCAAACAAGGCGCTGCCGCGAACTGGCGGAGGCGACGATCGCCACCACCGGGCCGCATTACTTCACGGCGGAGGAGGGCGACACCTTCATGACGCTGGCGCAGCAGACCGATCACCGGCGGATGATCATGGGCGGCGACTGCTACAATTATGCGCTGCTCGCCAGCGGGCACCTGGACCTGGTGTGCGAGGCGGGGCTGAAGCTGCACGACTTCGCCGCTTTGGTGCCGGTGGTGGAGGGCGCCGGCGGCACGATGTGCGACTGGAACGGGGAGCCGCTACACGGCGGCAGCGCGGGCCATGTGCTGGCGCTGGGCGACCCAGCCCGGCTGGACGACGTGCTGGAGGCGATGGGCGGCGCGCACAATCACGCACATTGA